The window AGTCTTCAGCTATAGCCATCGACATCTAGATCCCTCCTTGGGGAATTAAAACTacccaaaaaaaacacacacacacaaatggGCCTAATATAATAGGAAGACCCAAGTGGCGcagacggggagagagagagctcacGACGGCGCTCTTGGCGCGGCGGTGTGCGCCGGCGGAGAACCTGGAGAAGATTCCAACCATCGTCCCCCGCTCTTGCTCCGTACCTCGCCGGAGCTCAAGCTGGGAGCTCCCTTTTCTCTCGCTATGGGGGGCAGGCAGCTACTGATGAtcgagaagaagaggaaggagacgaagaaaagaaaagaaaaccgtCGAAAGTTAATGAGAAAAAAGACGCAAGGGTGTCCGGTCCCACCCGCCAGTGAATAAAagtgtggaccccacatgtcagtgactcattAACCAGAATATTAgtatttgtgtttttttcttttttaaaaaaacttgaacTAGACGCGACCTGGGTTGAGTGAgattagtactactagtactagtcgGTTGGTCGGTCAGTCCACCCCGCGACACCAACCGATTTCGCAGCGCCAGCCCACTGATTCCTCACcgaattttttcattttttttctctctttccatTCTCCCCGGCGATCGAGTAGCCGGCTTCTgctcgccgcccgcgcgccggaGGGAGGCGAGGTCCAAAGCCGGCGAGGCGCCATGCACCACGACCCCAACCCCTTCGACGAGGGCGCCGACGATAACCCCTTCTCCGTAAGCAGCTACTACTACCTaaccagctctctctctctctctcctttggtGCTCTCTGAGATCTCGGGCCGGATCTCTCCGCTTGGTTGGTGTGGTGTGGTGTTTTTGTGGCGGATGCTAATGGGGTGTGGGTGTGGTGTAGaatggaggaggtggtggagcacgtcgtggtggtggtggcggcggtggtggtggcggtggcggaggcaagTCTCAGTTCTCGTTCGGGttcggcggcctcggcggcggcagcaagggCGGTGCCACTGTCGACATCCCCCTCGACAACATGAGCGTAAGAGAGGCTAACCCAAGTGTCTCGTGATGTCGTCTGCTTTTAGGATCACCCACTACTTCTGCAGTGGTGCTTAGCGAGTGGCTGATCTGGAActtctttttaaattatttttgttcttCAATGAAGGATTCGAAGGGCAAGGGGAAGGAGCTGTTGCAATGGGAGGCAGATCTCAAGAGACGAGAGGCGGTACGTGGATCATGCTGTTGCCTTTGATCCTTGGTGTTGGTTTAGTATTAAATGACGATGCTAAATTGTTAGCTGTGTTTCTGttttcttggattttttttttgtgttggtGTAGGATATCAGGAGAAGGGAGGAAGCTCTCAAGAGTGGTAAGCTTCTAAGTGCATTGGATTTGGTCCTGTGATTTTCTTCTATTCTGTTATTGCTGAACCTTTCAACTGAATGTTGTGCGTTCACGAAAAACTGAATGTTGCACACTGTACCGCGTTGATGACTTGATGTAGCCGGGGTGCCCATGGAGGAGAAGAACTGGCCACCATTCTTCCCAATTATCCACCACGACATTGCCAACGAGATACCTGCCAATGCACAGAAGTTGCAGTACCTTGCATTTGCAAGCTGGCTTGGTACAGCAAATCATCTTTTGATGATAACTATCCCTAATGCAGGGTGTTCCTATATACTGTTTTCAAGAGGACCGCGCTATTCATACTTATGGAGAATGTTTGTGTCATTGTAATTTACAGGGATTGTACTTTGTCTCTTCTGGAATTTTATTGCTGTCATTGTCTGTTGGATCAGAGGAGGAGGTGAGCTAAGCACTTCTTTCTCGCTAGTTTTGCATTCCCTGTACAATGCCCATGCAGGCATGCACCTGCACATGTGTATTGTACAATTTACTTGAATAGCTGTTTAGATACCTAAAACGTGCTTTTATTGCACTTTTATGGTTTTTACTGCAGTCTGCTCCAGGTCACTAAATTTTGTACTTTCTTGTGCAGATTCCAAGCTCTTTTTCCTGGCTACTATCTACGGTATGCTTGGAATGCCTCTGTCATACTTGATGTGGTATAGGCCTCTGTACCGCGCAATGAGGTATGCCTCCAACAGTTAATGTTTCATACTATCAACACAGAACAATCTACTGTCATTTGCTTCTCGCAATTTGTTAACGAAGGGATTCCAGTGTTCCACTTCCTGTCAGCCTAACTATACTGAAAACACTAACATGCACATCATTGTTAATAAACCGCAGAAAATATTCATATGTTCATAAAGATGTAAAATAGGCAATCATGAATTCAATGGTGTTTAACATCAACTGAACTGCAAGTACCTATATGTTTACTACTAGCAttgcttttatttttaatattctGTCAATATGTTGAACAGAACTGATAGCGCATTCAGCTTTGGATGGTTTTTCCTTTGCTACATGGTATGGCCTTGATCAACTTGCATGTAAATGCTTTTTTGGGTTGCAAATCCTGAATGAATTATTTCATGTCTTTGTTTTGGTGTAGCTTCACATTGCCTTCTGTGTATTTGCTGCCATCGCTCCACCAGTTATATTTCGTGGAAAATCATTAACGTAAGCTACTATTGAGAGCTTTCAATATGATGAACCTCTGCTATTTCAACAAGATTTGTGCTTTAGTTTATCTGATCCGATGCTAATATAAATATGTTTTGTTTGACACCAGTGGTATATTGGCTGCAATTGACACCTTCTCTGATCATGCAATAGTCGGGGTGAGTAGTTTTGTAGATTCTGTTTTGGATCTTCTGTACCTGGCATATATTGAATAAGCAACTAGGCATGTTTTATGCTAACACTTCTCTACTCACATAGTCTACAAATATTTCATTGCGACTTTGCAAAGGTCCGCTATTGAGTATATGTATGTGATTTTGATATAAACTTCTGTTATTTCAGATCTTTTACTTTGTCGGATTTGCCTTGTTTTGCTTGGAGACACTTGTGAGCATTTGGGTTCTTCAGGTTTGTGACTCAGTCTGCTTTATCATGATGTCCCTTCCCTCCTACGGAGTATTAGTTTGCATTTTGTTTGTCAAGCCTCTTGGTGTTAGCACAACCCTTTCAGGCATGTCTGGATATTATATCTGAATGGATGATGAGTACTCCCTcggtcccctaatataagggattttgacattttgcttgtactgtttgaccactcgtcttattcaaaaaatttgtgcaaatataaaaaacgaaaagttgtgcttaaagtactttgaataataaagtaagtcacaaataaaataaataataatttcaaatttttttgaataagacgaatggtcaaacagtgcaagtaaaacgtcaaaatcccttatattaagggacggagggagtaaatagtTATTTTTGACTCATGGAGTACATTCATTATGGATTAAATATTTTGAGTTTGGACATGCGTATATCGAGATAAATACAGTTAGTTATGGAACAATGATTATATTTATTCACATAATTTTGTTAATTTCTTATATATGTTAGTGCACTTCTCTAATTAGAAGCTTTTTGTACTTACTATTATTTTCATTGGTTTGGCTTTCTATCTGTTCATTTCTATGCATGACTTTCAACAAAAGTGAAGTTTCTTGCATTTAATAaagtaggatttttttttatttacttgtGATTGTAGCTTTATGGATAAAAGCACATGATGTAGATCAGCTAGCCAATCTTTTGTGGCTGCGATGTCCATTTGTctcacagtaaaaaaaaaacaaaaaaacaaaagattgAAGGCGCATATCACATTCTCACATTAATATCAATCCCTTGTAATTGGTGTTATACACCTTTACCTTTTTAACGTTATGTATCATTTCTCATCATGCATTATGCCAATGCCAACTTTTGATCCTCTGATTTTGGTGCATGCAGAAAGTATACATGTATTTCAGAGGGCACAAGTGAAGTGGGCCGTGGAAGAAATATTACAAAAGCCCACCAAATACTATCTGATTGAGCTGCAGTTCTgtgcatacatatatgtacatgtcgATCTTGTATGTTATGTAGTGATGGAGATGTTCTAAGTACATGTCAATCTAtagtgttattttttttaacaggaATACTATTTTATAGTGTTGTTTTCTGGGCTGATCGGTCTGTTGTGTTGAACCTCAATTCTTTACCTATACAAATTGCACTTTGTTCACTCTTTTGTTTGATAGTTCAATTTTACGGTTGATTGGTCTGTTGGCCTACGACAAGAGCCATGCTCGTTGGAACCAGAAGACAGCAACCCATCTGTCTGGGGATCTCATTTGTGCTTTGAGACTTGGAAGGAATCTTGCACTCCTTGGAGATTCAGCTTCCGCCGAACTTGGGATCAGGTGCAGTCCCAACTACAACTGCTGAACTTGGGATCAGGTGCAGTCCCAACTACAACTGCACGTTAGGGACTGCACAAGATCTTGTCCATTCAATTTTTCAGTGGAAGATCTAGATTAAATGCTACAATAACCTTGTTATAATAATTTTGTGCTAGATTGTTTGAATGAACAGTGTCCATTAAATTTGGGCTTTGGATTTGCATCCCACAGCCGTAGCATGACTGTCTAAGTTGCAGTCATACTGGACTGCACAGGAACCAAATTCGTACTCTTGTGCTCACCAAtgtttatgtatttttttaacagCAAATACAGAACCAAATGAGGCTGTTTATCATATTTTTCCCAGGTAATAATGTTCTGGTTTGGCACGGTTTGTATTATAAGCATTGATACAACTTGAGTTGAGAATACATGCCAGAAAATCGGCAAACAAATAATATACGGCACAAACCTGACATTATATATCATCAATGCATAATTGATTATATCATACGGCTGACCATTAACTTGCAAGATAAAATTGCACTGGAAAGTGGAAACAAATCGAATTTCTTCAGTTTCGTGGCCGTGGGATGTTGGGCGTTGGCAGCCCCCCAGCATATGCTTTGGAGATGTCCTGCGAGTCTCGGCCATCTAGACATCTAGTGACATGGATGCTGACTTGTCTTGGCCACACAGTGACGCGGCTGCTGATGAAGTGATGAGGTGCTCACCTGCTGCCACGAGATTACGCGTGGACTGCGTTGGTGGGCTAGATGTACATATATGGTGCACAGCAAACAGCAAGGTTGAAGGGAGCAGCATCAGCGATATCCAGCCTCCAGTTTCCAGCCTCCATTCCCTCATCCTCAGCCAGCCATCCCTGCGCTGCCACGTGGCATAACCATATCTAAATTCATGAAACCACCACCAAGCTTTCTCCCGAGCATCCCTGGCCATCACAAATTCAAGCATCGATTAATCGGCAGCACAGGAACAAGTGCATGTATTCTCCGGGACATAAAAATGCAGGACGTGTAAAATAAATCTCAAAGTACGTCCTTCTCTTCGTATCTTGGCAGCTAGCAGACAAGCAAAAAAGCACTGCAACTTTCAGCACATAATACTTATATAAATTCAGAAATTAAGTGAGAAATGTTAGAAACATCACCAGAAAGGATGATTGTAAGAGAGCCAAAAAGCTTTTCTTAACAATAAAATTCAGTGTCCATAGGGAGAATGCTGACAAAATATGATTATTTGAAATTGAAGAACTCATTTTCAGTTCACTATAAGCTGCCCTTGATATCatcagaaaagaaaggaaaataaggggtaccacatcatcatcatcctctctCCTCCTTATGTTCTCCTAGCTCTATCCCCTCAATTCTTTCaacctcctctctcttctcatcAAGCCTCAATCAAAAGGCTTGAAGGGAAGAAGAGCAACTCCAGCAGGTAGAAAGGCCAGAAGCAAAGATGGCGATCTCCAGCCTACATGCCACCACCTCCCTGCACTCCCCATGCACCACCAACACAAGCTTCAGGCAGAATCAGGTCATCTTCTTCACCACCAGAAGCAACAGGAGGGGTAGCACAAGGTACGGAGGAGCAAGAACCTTTCAGGTTTCATGCTCAGTCGACAAGCCAGTGGTGATTGGCCTTGCAGCAGACTCAGGATGCGGGAAGAGCACCTTTATGCGCCGGCTCACCAGTGTGTTTGGTGGTGCTGCAGAGCCACCCAAGGGTGGCAACCCAGACTCAAACACACTCATCAGTGACACGACAACGGTGATATGCCTCGATGACTACCATTCCTTGGACAGGACTGGCAGGAAGGAGAAAGGTGTGACTGCCCTGGACCCTAGGGCAAACGATTTTGATCTCATGTATGAGCAGGTGAAGGCAATCAAAGAAGGCAAGGCAATTGAGAAGCCAATCTACAACCATGTTACTGGTCTCCTAGACCCACCGGAGCTTATCCAGCCCCCCAAGATTTTTGTCATTGAGGGCTTACATCCCATGTGAGTTTACATTTTATCCCATGCTCCACATGATTCTTCCTTCTGCTGTAGTATTTGGTGTTTATTCTTTTGTTTCTTCATCACATTTGATTACATTCTGGGTAAATCGCTCTCATAATCTCAGTCCAAATTATGTTAtatatcttaaaaaatatttcaagtaCCTGATTTTTCAGGAGGTAAAAATACTTCCCGAGTAAAACTAACATGATCATTTTGCAAGTCTAACACAAGCAGATTGTTTTTCCAATTTCTTGTCATTACTTATTAGTTTACTTATACTTTTAAACCAGGTTTGATGAACGTGTGAGGGACCTCCTAGATTTCAGCATCTACCTGGACATCAGTGACGAGGTTAAATTTGCATGGAAAATTCAGGTCTGTCCAACAGTAAGGTTAATGTATTTCTTCTTCCACATGAGCCATGGAACAGCAGATTTTGCTAAAATAAACTTGCACTTATGCAGAGGGATATGGCAGAGCGCGGTCACAGCCTTGAAAGCATCAAGGCTAGTATCGAAGCCAGGAAACCAGATTTTGATGCCTTCATTGGTACTGCTTTTTACTAACTAAAATTTCAAAGCTACAATTATaattcagtaaaaaaaagaagaagctaTATTTGAATAGATAAAAGATATGCAAGGCATACCACATCAAATCACCAACAATTGAAACTCAATAAAACAAGACATGTCAATGCTTACCATTTGTTATGACAGATCCCCAGAAGCAATATGCTGATGCAGTGATTGAAGTTCTGCCAACCCAGCTTATTCCTGATGACAATGAAGGAAAGGTGCTACGTGTTAAATTGATCATGAAAGAAGGTGTAAAGAACTTCAACCCAGTTTACCTCTTCGACGAAGGATCAAGCATCACCTGGGTCCCTTGTGGAAGAAAACTCACATGTTCTTATCCTGGCATCAAATTTGCCTATGGCCCAGACACTTACTTTGGGCATGAGGTAATTTAAATGGTTTATTTGTCCCTTTTTGCCATGTCCGCAGCAAACCAACCACTGTCACTTGGATATTAAAATGACAGCAAGATAGCGAGCAGTCTGAACTCCGAAGTATGAACAAATACTCCAAAACAACTATAGATCAACAATTCACTTCGTACACAAATCATAATTGTCAATCAGCTTTCCTCTCCCAGAGCTGTATATGCTTACTGGTTTGTTGATGTCTTCAGGTATCAGTGCTGGAGATGGATGGCCAATTTGACAGACTAGATGAGCTTATCTATGTTGAGAGCCATTTAAGCAACCTCTCAACCAAATTTTATGGAGAGGTGACACAGCAAATGCTAAAGCATGCAGACTTCCCCGGCAGCAACAATGGAACAGGTCTCTTCCAAACTATCGTAGGACTGAAGATTAGAGATCTCTATGAGCAGATTATTGCTGAGAGGGCCGGTGCACCTACTGAAGCGGCAAAAGTTTAATGAGCTCCACATTCATATTTCGTGAATCTCTTCATCACCATACCATATCAATGACAATGGGCATCCTCGCATTTCTTGTAACTAGTTTTGGAAATATTACAGCTAGAAGAAAGTAGGATGGTCATTGCATAACTTGTGAAACCATGCAATGGAACTTCTAAAAATCCCTCTCCATGAGGGTGCTCCTACATCTCTTCTTGACACATTTCAATGTACATCTTCTATATTTCAATGTAGAAAGAAATACGGTTGCTTTCTACTATAAAAAATAGGTCCTTCCTTTAGTGCCTCTCTTGTTGGCTATTGCTTCTGGTCATAAGTCAACAACATATGATCGACAAGGGAAGAAAATACAGACGGAATATTTATAGATGAATTGGGAGTAAAATTTATGAGTGGTAGTCCAATGAGTGCCTAACCAATCTCACTCTATTGTGTGGATCTGCAGTGAGAATAATGCAATTCAGTGAATCATATTCGTTCACCAATTAATGGAGTCATGGGATCATCATGGTTATATGCAGCTATACTTTAAACAGAAGTTATATACGGTGCACATGATAGTTTCAGATAAATAACAAACAGACAACCATGAAAGGAACTCCAGATTTCAGAACAGAAACTCATAGGCTTGCATATGTGAATTTCAAAAGCACATTGCATAAACATGGAGTCTAAGAATTGCATAAATAATATGATGCTGAGCATGAATATGAGACAGTGCATGTTATgcaagcctaaaagagaagccTACAAACTCATACAAAACATTGGTGATCAGCATGTACCGGCCTACCAGGTGGTACCACCGGAAGTCATGACGACAATTACAATCTGTACTTGGTGTTTCCATATGATACAAAAATGTGACTTACTATGACATGTGTTGGCTGAAAGGGAATTGCTAGAAAAACACTCATTATGTTGGCACAACATGCTACGGAAGTAAAATATCCACAGTAATAGATTTACAGCAAAACAACTGATCATAGATAAGGTTTCTTCACTTGTCTCACTAGTTACCATGCATCATCAAAAGAGAAGACGTGGATAAATCCATATCTGTGAAGGCCATGGCAAGTGGTTCATTGCTTGAATGGACAATGGTCCAAGCCCTTGACCACCGAGAGGCACCTCACGCCCAGGCCGCCATGCATACCAGTCACGGCACCCAGGAGCAGCAATGTAAATTCGGTTCGCCTCCACGCCACAGTTCTCCACGTCTACACAAGCAGCTGTACTCCTCCCGGCGCAGTCCACAAACAAGCTGTAAGCCCCAATGTTGTCCACCTCTTCCCACCTCATCTTCACCATGTCAAGTGCATAGACGCCAACCTTCTTCACACTCACCAATGTCTCAAACATATGGCCCAATTTCGGCCCCATCATGAAGAGCACCAGGAGCAATcgatcaccggcggcgaccagatgCGGGCCGAAGTGCCACCGGTCGAACGTGCTGACCtcagggaggccggcggcgtgcAACATTTGGGCGGATTTGTTCGGAGGGTTGGCATCGAGGTGGAACTCCAGCAGCTGCGCGCGATCGGTCAAGCCGAGGACGCGCCCGCGGAATTCGAGGATGGATCGAACGAAGGAGGCGGCACGGGGGAGGCTGTGCTTGGTCCAATCGAGGCGAGGGTTGTGGCCCGCGTCGCCCAcggggagggagaagaaggcGTGCTTGGaatggaagaggaggaggcggcgggatggCGCGAGGGCGGCGTAGTGATAGGCGAAGTGCGGGGAAGGGAGCGGCAGCGCGTGGCGCGTGGCGCCGGTGAGCGCGTCGACGAGGTGGAGGCCGTGGAAggggtcgcggcggcggaggaggacgaggtggccgcgggaggaggagaggagggtggCGTCGCCCGGGACGGGGTAGGAGGAGAGGAGCGCCGCGACGACGAGCTGGGAGAAAGGGACGACGCGATAGGTggggcagaggaggaggagcggcgggatgcgggggcggacgaggtcggcggcggagtCCCGGAGCAGGCGGCGCCAGGGCTggcacgcggcggcgaaggcgtaGACGGAGCGGAGGCAGGGGAGGAGGCCCCGTAGCACCTCCGAGAGCGGCAGCTCCGGCAGGTTGGCCCAGTCGCGGAACTCCGGCGAAGGATCCATCACCGCACCGCCGCCGGTGGGGGAGGCGCAAATCATCGGAGTTCTCGTggggcgcgccgccggcgaggccttTTCTCCCCTTCCTGCAGACGAGGACCGTGGCCGGTAAATGGGCCGGGCCGTTGACGCCGCCACTTTAGGAATAAggtcaccggaggtccctcaacttaacagctaGATTTTTATAGATCCCTTaactacaaaaccagaaatgtgtacccctaaactctCTTAAACCgttcaccgaaggtccctcggaagtttttttgcccggttttgctgacatggcatcctagtcagcaaaaaaaaattaaaaaattgcgtggggcccacatgtcagttgcacatcttttttttctctcttttgttcttctcctcttctctcttctctcttcagcGAGCGCAGCAGCCATAGGCGGAGCGGTGTGATGGGGTTCTCCTCCATGGAGGCGACGAGCACGGCCGCGGCTGTGACGGCAGGTTCCCAGACCCGAAGCCAGTGCGTTCAGCTGGAGCAGCGGCTGCTACACCAACGCTGCATTCTCCGCCacgcgctcctcgccgccgcccaaatgctgctgctgcgcctgcGTCGCCGCTAGGCTCACCGTCAGCTTCTCCTTGATCGCTCCCATCA of the Oryza sativa Japonica Group chromosome 2, ASM3414082v1 genome contains:
- the LOC9266378 gene encoding secretory carrier-associated membrane protein 5, which translates into the protein MHHDPNPFDEGADDNPFSNGGGGGARRGGGGGGGGGGGGGKSQFSFGFGGLGGGSKGGATVDIPLDNMSDSKGKGKELLQWEADLKRREADIRRREEALKSAGVPMEEKNWPPFFPIIHHDIANEIPANAQKLQYLAFASWLGIVLCLFWNFIAVIVCWIRGGDSKLFFLATIYGMLGMPLSYLMWYRPLYRAMRTDSAFSFGWFFLCYMLHIAFCVFAAIAPPVIFRGKSLTGILAAIDTFSDHAIVGIFYFVGFALFCLETLVSIWVLQKVYMYFRGHK
- the LOC4330413 gene encoding phosphoribulokinase, chloroplastic yields the protein MAISSLHATTSLHSPCTTNTSFRQNQVIFFTTRSNRRGSTRYGGARTFQVSCSVDKPVVIGLAADSGCGKSTFMRRLTSVFGGAAEPPKGGNPDSNTLISDTTTVICLDDYHSLDRTGRKEKGVTALDPRANDFDLMYEQVKAIKEGKAIEKPIYNHVTGLLDPPELIQPPKIFVIEGLHPMFDERVRDLLDFSIYLDISDEVKFAWKIQRDMAERGHSLESIKASIEARKPDFDAFIDPQKQYADAVIEVLPTQLIPDDNEGKVLRVKLIMKEGVKNFNPVYLFDEGSSITWVPCGRKLTCSYPGIKFAYGPDTYFGHEVSVLEMDGQFDRLDELIYVESHLSNLSTKFYGEVTQQMLKHADFPGSNNGTGLFQTIVGLKIRDLYEQIIAERAGAPTEAAKV
- the LOC4330414 gene encoding uncharacterized protein — its product is MICASPTGGGAVMDPSPEFRDWANLPELPLSEVLRGLLPCLRSVYAFAAACQPWRRLLRDSAADLVRPRIPPLLLLCPTYRVVPFSQLVVAALLSSYPVPGDATLLSSSRGHLVLLRRRDPFHGLHLVDALTGATRHALPLPSPHFAYHYAALAPSRRLLLFHSKHAFFSLPVGDAGHNPRLDWTKHSLPRAASFVRSILEFRGRVLGLTDRAQLLEFHLDANPPNKSAQMLHAAGLPEVSTFDRWHFGPHLVAAGDRLLLVLFMMGPKLGHMFETLVSVKKVGVYALDMVKMRWEEVDNIGAYSLFVDCAGRSTAACVDVENCGVEANRIYIAAPGCRDWYAWRPGREVPLGGQGLGPLSIQAMNHLPWPSQIWIYPRLLF